A region of Lycium barbarum isolate Lr01 chromosome 3, ASM1917538v2, whole genome shotgun sequence DNA encodes the following proteins:
- the LOC132631139 gene encoding uncharacterized protein LOC132631139 has product MEKIENVDIRAKRYLEDAGRDKWSRLYSPVNRGWTMTSNIAECINGKLVAARELHIFYFLEEVRKMLMLVYWLNGSQVEASTEYVYTVNDGPRRFIIYLKEKTCSCRMFQLDEIPCSHAWAVLKNKNLIADAYCSELFKPETVVNTYDVPVDPLPNETEWNVPKSISDEVVMPPIYKRPPGRPKKEEGQAIYRSW; this is encoded by the exons ATGGAGAAGattgagaatgttgatattcggGCAAAACGATACCTAGAAGATGCTGGAAGGGATAAATGGTCTAGGCTTTATTCACCTGTTAACAGAGGATGGACAATGACTTCGAATATAGccgaatgtattaatggaaaGCTGGTTGCCGCAAGAGAGTTACATATTTTCTATTtccttgaagaagtgaggaagat GTTAATGCTTGTTTATTGGTTAAATGGTTCTCAGGTTGAAGCGTCAACTGAATATGTTTACACAGTGAATGATGGACCGAGGCGTTTCATAATCTATTTGAAGGAGAAAACTTGCAGCTGCAGGATGTTCCAACTAGACGAGATACCGTGTTCTCATGCATGGGCAGTATTAAAGAATAAAAATTTGATTGCTGATGCATATTGTTCGGAATTATTCAAGCCAGAAACAGTTGTGAACACATATGATGTGCCGGTTGATCCTCTTCCCAATGAGACCGAGTGGAATGTTCCTAAAAGTATATCAGATGAAGTTGTTATGCCACCGATCTATAAGAGACCCCCTGGGAGGCCAAAAAAAGAAGAGGGACAAGCCATTTACAGGAGTTGGTGA